The Halosimplex litoreum genome has a window encoding:
- a CDS encoding type IV pilin has protein sequence MNLKRLLNDDDAVSPVIGVILMVAITVILAAVIATFVLGLGDQVSNTSPQASFSFEWEVDTNDYGNLTVTHDGGETIQAQNLYLRGSEGSNAAPTADLDSLGETWDNDAYSDDVGPTSEVQAGMSIRLDGIGSDGEVSLVWQSTTGDSSTTLKTWTGPDA, from the coding sequence ATGAATCTCAAACGACTACTCAACGACGACGACGCGGTGTCGCCGGTCATCGGGGTCATCCTGATGGTCGCTATCACGGTCATCCTCGCGGCCGTCATCGCGACGTTCGTCCTCGGACTCGGCGACCAGGTCAGTAACACCTCCCCGCAGGCCTCCTTTAGCTTCGAGTGGGAGGTCGATACCAACGACTACGGCAACCTCACGGTCACGCACGACGGTGGTGAAACGATCCAGGCGCAGAACCTCTACCTGCGTGGTTCCGAGGGGTCGAACGCTGCTCCCACCGCCGATCTCGATTCTTTGGGCGAGACCTGGGATAACGATGCGTACAGCGACGATGTCGGCCCGACTTCAGAGGTGCAGGCGGGGATGTCGATCCGGCTCGACGGGATCGGCTCGGACGGCGAGGTCAGCCTGGTCTGGCAGAGTACCACCGGCGATAGCTCAACCACGCTGAAGACGTGGACCGGTCCCGACGCCTGA
- a CDS encoding DUF7344 domain-containing protein, producing MSNETRRFPTGADGDVELSKGEIFDVLQNQRRRYVLEYLKRYDEPVGLSDLATQVAAWEYQTPVEEVTNDQKKRVYTTLQQTHLSKMEEAGIVEYDTEDNTVARTPYTEELTVYLEIVPGSEFPWREFYLSLGSISCAIVAALWTGLFPLTLLTPLEWATVIAATFTVSAAYHTYSGADMQLGDDEYVPDEFEQ from the coding sequence ATGAGCAACGAGACGAGACGGTTTCCGACGGGCGCGGACGGGGACGTGGAGCTGTCGAAAGGGGAGATATTCGACGTCCTACAGAACCAGCGCCGTCGGTACGTGCTGGAGTATCTCAAGCGCTACGACGAGCCGGTCGGGCTGAGCGACCTCGCAACGCAGGTCGCCGCCTGGGAGTACCAGACGCCGGTCGAAGAGGTGACCAACGACCAGAAGAAGCGCGTCTACACGACCCTCCAGCAGACCCATCTCTCCAAGATGGAGGAGGCCGGCATCGTCGAGTACGACACCGAGGACAACACGGTCGCGCGGACGCCCTACACCGAGGAACTGACGGTGTACTTGGAGATCGTCCCCGGCTCCGAGTTCCCCTGGCGGGAGTTCTACCTCTCGCTCGGGTCGATCAGCTGCGCCATCGTCGCCGCGCTGTGGACCGGTCTCTTCCCGCTCACGCTCCTGACGCCGCTCGAATGGGCGACCGTCATCGCCGCGACGTTCACCGTCTCCGCTGCCTATCACACCTACAGCGGCGCCGACATGCAACTCGGCGACGACGAGTACGTCCCAGACGAGTTCGAGCAGTAA
- a CDS encoding type IV pilin: MKLKQLLDDDDAVSPVIGVILMVAITVILAAVIASFVLGLGNQAQQGAPTATIGFDYEQIDENSGGSNWGVLSVTHDGGDSVSSNELYVRGSGFNSSGANYDSGAPFEGSAAVGAELENYVADNGGGQINHVESGPWNGTASGDDSAVVSGDRANVYVSSDYEISVVYQAQEGDTSSTLNEQDGPDA, translated from the coding sequence ATGAAACTCAAGCAACTACTCGACGACGACGACGCGGTGTCGCCGGTCATCGGGGTCATCCTGATGGTCGCGATCACGGTGATCCTCGCGGCTGTCATCGCCTCGTTCGTCCTCGGACTGGGGAACCAAGCACAGCAGGGGGCACCGACGGCGACGATCGGCTTCGACTACGAGCAGATCGACGAGAACTCGGGTGGATCGAACTGGGGGGTTCTGAGCGTCACTCACGACGGCGGCGACTCCGTGAGTAGCAACGAACTGTACGTCCGGGGGAGCGGGTTCAATTCCAGTGGAGCGAACTACGACTCGGGCGCCCCATTCGAGGGGTCCGCCGCCGTGGGTGCGGAACTAGAGAACTACGTCGCCGACAACGGTGGCGGCCAGATCAACCACGTCGAAAGTGGCCCCTGGAACGGCACGGCAAGCGGTGACGACAGCGCCGTCGTCTCGGGGGACCGCGCCAACGTCTACGTGAGTTCGGACTACGAGATCAGCGTCGTCTACCAGGCCCAGGAGGGCGACACCTCCTCGACGCTCAACGAGCAGGACGGCCCCGACGCCTAG
- the hpt gene encoding hypoxanthine/guanine phosphoribosyltransferase, producing the protein MNRLKQSLLDAPIIEKEGYHYFVHPISDGVPMLRPELLREIVIKIIRKAELENVDKIVTPAAMGIHISTAVSLMTDIPIVVVRKRQYGLDGEVALSQVTGYSESEMYVNDVYEGDRVLLLDDVLSTGGTLSGLTGALEDIGADIVDIVCVIKKDDGPNKLADAGYDAKTLINVVVEDGEVVITDDQGDD; encoded by the coding sequence ATGAACCGCCTCAAGCAGTCGCTGCTCGACGCCCCGATCATCGAGAAAGAGGGGTATCACTACTTCGTCCACCCGATCAGCGACGGCGTGCCGATGCTTCGGCCCGAGCTGCTCCGGGAGATCGTCATCAAGATCATCCGCAAGGCCGAACTGGAGAACGTCGACAAGATCGTCACCCCCGCCGCGATGGGTATCCACATCTCCACCGCCGTCTCGCTGATGACCGACATCCCCATCGTCGTCGTCCGCAAGCGCCAGTACGGCCTCGACGGCGAGGTCGCGCTCTCGCAGGTCACCGGCTACTCCGAGTCGGAGATGTACGTCAACGACGTCTACGAGGGCGACCGCGTCCTCCTGCTGGACGACGTGCTCTCGACGGGCGGCACCCTCTCCGGGCTCACCGGCGCCCTCGAAGACATCGGCGCCGACATCGTCGACATCGTCTGCGTCATCAAGAAAGACGACGGCCCCAACAAGCTCGCCGACGCCGGCTACGACGCCAAAACGCTCATCAACGTCGTCGTCGAAGACGGCGAGGTCGTCATCACCGACGACCAGGGCGACGACTGA
- a CDS encoding M48 family metallopeptidase — MRHPSLTARMAVVGSILFAFYAVAAVVAMGAFSVPLWLVLVGSVLFVGVQYKIGKWAAIRSVGAEDMPEEQYAEIHRQVEALSEEMGIDKPRLMIARMGVPNAFAVGRKGAGTVVVSRELLATLDADEVEGVLAHELAHIANRDVVMMVLGQGIASIVAIVAQWVVLLTGDNEIADFFLAIVVGQVVQMLVMLFVMAISRYREYVADSDAAGAIGSGEPLARALEKISRGNERASESAVDEQVNALCIFGEERGLARLFATHPPMEKRIEKLRS, encoded by the coding sequence ATGCGTCACCCGAGTCTCACCGCGCGGATGGCGGTCGTTGGATCGATCCTGTTCGCGTTCTACGCCGTCGCCGCGGTCGTGGCGATGGGCGCGTTCTCGGTCCCGCTGTGGCTGGTCCTGGTCGGGAGCGTCCTGTTCGTGGGGGTCCAGTACAAGATCGGCAAGTGGGCCGCGATCCGGAGCGTCGGGGCCGAAGACATGCCCGAGGAGCAGTACGCGGAGATCCATCGGCAGGTCGAGGCACTCTCCGAGGAGATGGGCATCGACAAGCCCCGGCTCATGATCGCCCGGATGGGCGTGCCCAACGCCTTCGCGGTCGGGCGGAAGGGCGCCGGGACGGTCGTGGTCTCGCGGGAACTGCTCGCGACGCTCGACGCCGACGAGGTCGAGGGCGTGCTCGCACACGAACTGGCCCACATCGCGAACCGTGACGTGGTGATGATGGTGCTCGGACAGGGGATCGCCTCCATCGTCGCTATCGTCGCCCAGTGGGTCGTCCTGCTGACCGGCGACAACGAGATCGCCGACTTCTTCCTGGCCATCGTCGTCGGCCAGGTCGTCCAGATGCTCGTCATGCTGTTCGTGATGGCCATCTCGCGGTACCGCGAGTACGTCGCCGACAGCGACGCCGCGGGCGCCATCGGCTCGGGCGAGCCGCTCGCGCGTGCGCTGGAGAAGATCAGCCGGGGCAACGAGCGCGCCAGCGAGTCGGCGGTCGACGAGCAGGTCAACGCGCTGTGCATCTTCGGCGAGGAGCGCGGCCTCGCGCGGCTGTTCGCGACCCACCCGCCGATGGAGAAGCGCATCGAGAAGCTGCGGAGCTGA
- a CDS encoding GtrA family protein, with protein MTDGNVDGTGETSLEGSDDSRIDALLSGVRFGKFVSVGAVGAVADNAMLALLGLGFGVPELVAKAIGIETAILVMFAVNEHWTFADEGEPGSRAFLHRLGKSHLVRSGGSLIQFGIYWYLTQRLDVTVVVFETDLWFLLASPLAIGVAMFVNYVFESLFTWQVHET; from the coding sequence ATGACTGACGGGAACGTCGACGGAACGGGCGAGACGAGCCTGGAGGGGAGCGACGACTCCCGGATCGACGCGCTGCTCTCGGGCGTGCGGTTCGGCAAGTTCGTCTCCGTCGGCGCGGTCGGTGCGGTCGCCGACAACGCGATGCTCGCGCTGCTCGGTCTGGGGTTCGGCGTTCCGGAACTGGTCGCAAAGGCGATCGGGATCGAGACCGCCATCCTGGTGATGTTCGCGGTGAACGAGCACTGGACGTTCGCCGACGAGGGGGAACCCGGGTCGAGGGCGTTCCTGCATCGGCTGGGCAAATCACACCTGGTCCGCTCGGGCGGGTCGCTCATCCAGTTCGGCATCTACTGGTACCTGACCCAGCGGCTGGACGTGACCGTCGTCGTCTTCGAGACGGACCTGTGGTTCCTGCTCGCGAGCCCGCTCGCGATCGGCGTCGCGATGTTCGTCAACTACGTCTTCGAGAGCCTGTTCACCTGGCAGGTCCACGAGACCTGA
- a CDS encoding glycosyltransferase: protein MSASVGLVVPAFRPDVDRLTGYVRALDERLAPDAIRIELDDADDRVAAALSDLPATVHRSPYRRGKGAAVTAGYEALDTDVLGFVDADGSTGPAEFARVLAAVTDGGADVAVGSRRHPDSTITSHQTFARRFLGDGFAWLARRMLDADLYDYQCGAKAITAESWEAVRQHLYEPGFAWDVELVAMAGALELDVAEVPITWEDKPGSTVSPVRTSVRLARALLSSRHRAKQIRDSRVHNAIAATREDPTALVDKHD from the coding sequence ATGAGCGCGTCCGTCGGTCTCGTGGTCCCCGCCTTCCGCCCCGACGTGGACCGACTCACCGGGTACGTCCGCGCCCTCGACGAGCGGCTCGCTCCCGACGCGATCCGGATCGAACTGGACGACGCGGACGACCGGGTCGCGGCCGCCCTCTCGGACCTGCCGGCGACCGTCCACCGCTCGCCGTACCGTCGCGGCAAGGGCGCCGCCGTCACCGCCGGGTACGAGGCGCTCGACACCGACGTGCTCGGGTTCGTCGACGCCGACGGCTCCACCGGCCCCGCCGAGTTCGCCCGCGTGCTCGCGGCCGTCACCGACGGGGGCGCCGACGTGGCCGTCGGTTCCCGCCGCCACCCCGACTCGACGATCACCAGCCACCAGACGTTCGCCCGCCGGTTCCTCGGCGACGGCTTCGCCTGGCTGGCCCGCCGGATGTTAGACGCCGATCTGTACGACTACCAGTGCGGTGCGAAGGCCATCACCGCCGAGTCGTGGGAGGCCGTCCGCCAGCACCTCTACGAGCCGGGCTTCGCCTGGGACGTAGAGCTGGTCGCGATGGCCGGCGCGCTGGAGCTGGACGTCGCCGAGGTGCCGATCACCTGGGAGGACAAGCCCGGTTCGACCGTCTCGCCGGTCCGAACGTCCGTTCGACTCGCCCGCGCGCTGCTCTCTTCGCGCCACCGCGCGAAACAGATCCGGGACAGCCGCGTCCACAACGCCATCGCCGCGACTCGCGAGGACCCGACCGCGCTGGTGGACAAGCATGACTGA